One Pelodiscus sinensis isolate JC-2024 chromosome 24, ASM4963464v1, whole genome shotgun sequence DNA segment encodes these proteins:
- the LOC102447536 gene encoding thyroid receptor-interacting protein 6-like isoform X2 has translation MSGPTWLPPKRASSSGSPGVSVSAPALCKPQKKHATGPASPRLAPQEQNGEGMSGTGYQPEGPGSLSPHHQDPRGPAPLLSSFGPLAGSQHHHPSVSGAKDERGLGAPWGAALSAARGYHIQGSALDPGPHRPSSIDAQIDSLTHMLADMESTGPQRQGERQNFDSVPYPSATAPPQPGAHKMPSPYKPGSFAPPCASKSSSYGPLPQPATSMAPSGPAPPYGAGYPWMLPGQKLYPQPMPASYTTASTSAGPAFNIQVKVAQPVLGYGQPRRRAEQAYAPPSPGAGRGAQYGSEPGGRGVEGWYLEPGGYGKRLGEGECYEAGGLAKPGEASGTQYQAAVGTPGKEEMAVSAKVPPGDRGGYQHQTPLRRPEEELDRLTRKLVHDMNHPPAGEYFGRCARCGENVVGDGTGCVAMDQVFHVHCFTCATCHARLRGQPFYAIERRAYCEACYVVTLEKCSMCSKPIMDRILRAMGKAYHPQCFTCVVCHHCLDGVPFTVDATSQVHCIEDFHRKFAPRCSVCGNAIMPEPGQEETVRIVALDRSFHIGCYKCEECGLLLSSEGEGRGCYPLDGHVLCKACSARRIQELSAKVTTDC, from the exons ATGTCCGGTCCCACCTGGCTCCCCCCCAAGCGGGCAAGTTCTTCGGGGTCTCCCGGCGTCTCAGTCTCTGCTCCGGCGCTTTGCAAACCCCAGAAGAAACATGCCACGGGCCCTGCATCCCCCCGGTTGGCCCCCCAGGAACAGAACGGGGAAGGCATGAGTGGGACGGGCTACCAGCCAGAGGGCCCCG GCAGCCTCTCCCCCCATCATCAGGATCCCAGGGGGCCGGCCCCCCTGCTTTCTAGCTTtggccccctggctggctcccagCATCATCACCCATCTGTCTCTGGGGCCAAGGATGAGCGAGGCCTGGGGGCACCGTGGGGGGCTGCCCTGTCTGCTGCACGAGGATACCACATCCAG GGATCTGCCCTAGATCCAGGACCCCACCGCCCTTCCAGCATTGACGCCCAAATAGATTCACTCACCCATATGCTGGCAGATATGGAGAGCACCGGCCCCCAGcgccagggagagaggcag AACTTCGACTCTGTCCCGTATCCATCAGCAACTGCCCCCCCACAACCTGGCGCCCACAAAATGCCCAGCCCTTACAAGCCAGGCTCCTTTGCCCCACCCTGTGCCTCCAAGAGCTCATCATATGGGCCGTTGCCCCAACCTGCCACCTCAATGGCTCCCTCCGGGCCAGCTCCCCCATATGGGGCTGGCTATCCATGGATGCTGCCTGGGCAGAAGCTGTATCCACAGCCTATGCCTGCATCCTACACCACGGCCTCCACATCAGCTGGGCCAGCCTTCAACATCCAGGTCAAAGTTGCCCAGCCAGTGTTAGGCTATGGTCAGCCGAGACGCCGGGCTGAGCAGGCTTATGCACCCCCATCACCCGGAGCTGGCCGTGGGGCCCAGTACGGCTCAGAGCCAGGTGGCAGGGGGGTGGAGGGCTGGTATCTGGAGCCTGGGGGCTATGGCAAGAGGCTGGGTGAGGGGGAATGCTATGAGGCAGGAGGGCTGGCGAAGCCAGGAGAGGCATCCGGGACTCAGTACCAAGCTGCTGTGGGGACTCCAGGAAAGGAAGAGATGGCGGTGTCAGCAAAGGTGCCCCCTGGTGACAGAGGAGGATACCAGCACCAG acccccctGAGACGCCCGGAGGAGGAGCTGGATAGACTGACCAGGAAGTTGGTGCATGACATGAACCACCCACCGGCAGGGGAGTACTTCG gtcgCTGTGCCCGCTGCGGGGAGAACGTGGTGGGGGATGGGACGGGCTGTGTGGCCATGGACCAAGTATTCCACGTGCACTGCTTCACCTGTGCCACCTGCCATGCCCGCCTGCGGGGCCAGCCCTTCTACGCCATAGAGCGGCGTGCCTACTGCGAGGCCTGCTACGTG GTGACGCTGGAGAAATGCTCCATGTGCTCCAAGCCCATCATGGACCGGATCCTGCGGGCCATGGGCAAAGCCTATCACCCCCAGTGCTTCACCTGTGTCGTCTGCCACCACTGCCTGGACGGCGTGCCCTTCACCGTGGATGCCACCAGCCAGGTGCACTGCATCGAGGACTTCCATCG GAAGTTCGCCCCCCGCTGCTCTGTGTGTGGAAATGCCATCATGCCGGAGCCTGGGCAGGAGGAGACGGTCAGGATCGTCGCTCTAGATCGCAGCTTCCACATTGGGTGCTACAAGTGTGAG GAGTGCGGACTGCTGCTGTCATCAGAGGGCGAGGGCCGAGGCTGCTACCCCCTGGATGGGCATGTCCTGTGCAAGGCCTGCAGCGCCCGGCGCATCCAGGAGCTTTCGGCGAAGGTCACCACGGActgctga
- the LOC102447536 gene encoding thyroid receptor-interacting protein 6-like isoform X1: MWCRHRGGPLKSFWGQVGEGELFREVRSWLDPEALGLFPASQGPSQRGKTGGGGTPRRDSPSGLGSLSPHHQDPRGPAPLLSSFGPLAGSQHHHPSVSGAKDERGLGAPWGAALSAARGYHIQGSALDPGPHRPSSIDAQIDSLTHMLADMESTGPQRQGERQNFDSVPYPSATAPPQPGAHKMPSPYKPGSFAPPCASKSSSYGPLPQPATSMAPSGPAPPYGAGYPWMLPGQKLYPQPMPASYTTASTSAGPAFNIQVKVAQPVLGYGQPRRRAEQAYAPPSPGAGRGAQYGSEPGGRGVEGWYLEPGGYGKRLGEGECYEAGGLAKPGEASGTQYQAAVGTPGKEEMAVSAKVPPGDRGGYQHQTPLRRPEEELDRLTRKLVHDMNHPPAGEYFGRCARCGENVVGDGTGCVAMDQVFHVHCFTCATCHARLRGQPFYAIERRAYCEACYVVTLEKCSMCSKPIMDRILRAMGKAYHPQCFTCVVCHHCLDGVPFTVDATSQVHCIEDFHRKFAPRCSVCGNAIMPEPGQEETVRIVALDRSFHIGCYKCEECGLLLSSEGEGRGCYPLDGHVLCKACSARRIQELSAKVTTDC, translated from the exons ATGTGGTGTCGTCATCGAGGGGGTCCATTAAAAAGTttttgggggcaggtgggggagggggaacttttCCGGGAAGTTCGGAGCTGGCTGGATCCGGAAGCTCTAGGACTCTTCCCTGCGAGCCAGGGACCCTCCCAGCGGGGCAAGACAGGAGGCGGTGGGACCCCCCGCCGGGATTCCCCCTCGGGGTTAG GCAGCCTCTCCCCCCATCATCAGGATCCCAGGGGGCCGGCCCCCCTGCTTTCTAGCTTtggccccctggctggctcccagCATCATCACCCATCTGTCTCTGGGGCCAAGGATGAGCGAGGCCTGGGGGCACCGTGGGGGGCTGCCCTGTCTGCTGCACGAGGATACCACATCCAG GGATCTGCCCTAGATCCAGGACCCCACCGCCCTTCCAGCATTGACGCCCAAATAGATTCACTCACCCATATGCTGGCAGATATGGAGAGCACCGGCCCCCAGcgccagggagagaggcag AACTTCGACTCTGTCCCGTATCCATCAGCAACTGCCCCCCCACAACCTGGCGCCCACAAAATGCCCAGCCCTTACAAGCCAGGCTCCTTTGCCCCACCCTGTGCCTCCAAGAGCTCATCATATGGGCCGTTGCCCCAACCTGCCACCTCAATGGCTCCCTCCGGGCCAGCTCCCCCATATGGGGCTGGCTATCCATGGATGCTGCCTGGGCAGAAGCTGTATCCACAGCCTATGCCTGCATCCTACACCACGGCCTCCACATCAGCTGGGCCAGCCTTCAACATCCAGGTCAAAGTTGCCCAGCCAGTGTTAGGCTATGGTCAGCCGAGACGCCGGGCTGAGCAGGCTTATGCACCCCCATCACCCGGAGCTGGCCGTGGGGCCCAGTACGGCTCAGAGCCAGGTGGCAGGGGGGTGGAGGGCTGGTATCTGGAGCCTGGGGGCTATGGCAAGAGGCTGGGTGAGGGGGAATGCTATGAGGCAGGAGGGCTGGCGAAGCCAGGAGAGGCATCCGGGACTCAGTACCAAGCTGCTGTGGGGACTCCAGGAAAGGAAGAGATGGCGGTGTCAGCAAAGGTGCCCCCTGGTGACAGAGGAGGATACCAGCACCAG acccccctGAGACGCCCGGAGGAGGAGCTGGATAGACTGACCAGGAAGTTGGTGCATGACATGAACCACCCACCGGCAGGGGAGTACTTCG gtcgCTGTGCCCGCTGCGGGGAGAACGTGGTGGGGGATGGGACGGGCTGTGTGGCCATGGACCAAGTATTCCACGTGCACTGCTTCACCTGTGCCACCTGCCATGCCCGCCTGCGGGGCCAGCCCTTCTACGCCATAGAGCGGCGTGCCTACTGCGAGGCCTGCTACGTG GTGACGCTGGAGAAATGCTCCATGTGCTCCAAGCCCATCATGGACCGGATCCTGCGGGCCATGGGCAAAGCCTATCACCCCCAGTGCTTCACCTGTGTCGTCTGCCACCACTGCCTGGACGGCGTGCCCTTCACCGTGGATGCCACCAGCCAGGTGCACTGCATCGAGGACTTCCATCG GAAGTTCGCCCCCCGCTGCTCTGTGTGTGGAAATGCCATCATGCCGGAGCCTGGGCAGGAGGAGACGGTCAGGATCGTCGCTCTAGATCGCAGCTTCCACATTGGGTGCTACAAGTGTGAG GAGTGCGGACTGCTGCTGTCATCAGAGGGCGAGGGCCGAGGCTGCTACCCCCTGGATGGGCATGTCCTGTGCAAGGCCTGCAGCGCCCGGCGCATCCAGGAGCTTTCGGCGAAGGTCACCACGGActgctga
- the LOC102447536 gene encoding thyroid receptor-interacting protein 6-like isoform X3, whose translation MITSFQVPSCPSPCHHMATPVPSISRTTGSRLHMMPLESKDPELPGGISYPFLLPPVLQNFDSVPYPSATAPPQPGAHKMPSPYKPGSFAPPCASKSSSYGPLPQPATSMAPSGPAPPYGAGYPWMLPGQKLYPQPMPASYTTASTSAGPAFNIQVKVAQPVLGYGQPRRRAEQAYAPPSPGAGRGAQYGSEPGGRGVEGWYLEPGGYGKRLGEGECYEAGGLAKPGEASGTQYQAAVGTPGKEEMAVSAKVPPGDRGGYQHQTPLRRPEEELDRLTRKLVHDMNHPPAGEYFGRCARCGENVVGDGTGCVAMDQVFHVHCFTCATCHARLRGQPFYAIERRAYCEACYVVTLEKCSMCSKPIMDRILRAMGKAYHPQCFTCVVCHHCLDGVPFTVDATSQVHCIEDFHRKFAPRCSVCGNAIMPEPGQEETVRIVALDRSFHIGCYKCEECGLLLSSEGEGRGCYPLDGHVLCKACSARRIQELSAKVTTDC comes from the exons ATGATCACTTCTTTCCAAGTACCTTCTTGCCCCTCTCCTTGCCATCATATGGCAACACCAGTGCCCAGCATCTCCAGAACCACTGGATCCAGACTCCACATGATGCCATTGGAAAGCAAAGACCCAGAACTTCCAGGTGGTATCAGCTACCCATTTCTCCTTCCCCCAGTTCTCCAG AACTTCGACTCTGTCCCGTATCCATCAGCAACTGCCCCCCCACAACCTGGCGCCCACAAAATGCCCAGCCCTTACAAGCCAGGCTCCTTTGCCCCACCCTGTGCCTCCAAGAGCTCATCATATGGGCCGTTGCCCCAACCTGCCACCTCAATGGCTCCCTCCGGGCCAGCTCCCCCATATGGGGCTGGCTATCCATGGATGCTGCCTGGGCAGAAGCTGTATCCACAGCCTATGCCTGCATCCTACACCACGGCCTCCACATCAGCTGGGCCAGCCTTCAACATCCAGGTCAAAGTTGCCCAGCCAGTGTTAGGCTATGGTCAGCCGAGACGCCGGGCTGAGCAGGCTTATGCACCCCCATCACCCGGAGCTGGCCGTGGGGCCCAGTACGGCTCAGAGCCAGGTGGCAGGGGGGTGGAGGGCTGGTATCTGGAGCCTGGGGGCTATGGCAAGAGGCTGGGTGAGGGGGAATGCTATGAGGCAGGAGGGCTGGCGAAGCCAGGAGAGGCATCCGGGACTCAGTACCAAGCTGCTGTGGGGACTCCAGGAAAGGAAGAGATGGCGGTGTCAGCAAAGGTGCCCCCTGGTGACAGAGGAGGATACCAGCACCAG acccccctGAGACGCCCGGAGGAGGAGCTGGATAGACTGACCAGGAAGTTGGTGCATGACATGAACCACCCACCGGCAGGGGAGTACTTCG gtcgCTGTGCCCGCTGCGGGGAGAACGTGGTGGGGGATGGGACGGGCTGTGTGGCCATGGACCAAGTATTCCACGTGCACTGCTTCACCTGTGCCACCTGCCATGCCCGCCTGCGGGGCCAGCCCTTCTACGCCATAGAGCGGCGTGCCTACTGCGAGGCCTGCTACGTG GTGACGCTGGAGAAATGCTCCATGTGCTCCAAGCCCATCATGGACCGGATCCTGCGGGCCATGGGCAAAGCCTATCACCCCCAGTGCTTCACCTGTGTCGTCTGCCACCACTGCCTGGACGGCGTGCCCTTCACCGTGGATGCCACCAGCCAGGTGCACTGCATCGAGGACTTCCATCG GAAGTTCGCCCCCCGCTGCTCTGTGTGTGGAAATGCCATCATGCCGGAGCCTGGGCAGGAGGAGACGGTCAGGATCGTCGCTCTAGATCGCAGCTTCCACATTGGGTGCTACAAGTGTGAG GAGTGCGGACTGCTGCTGTCATCAGAGGGCGAGGGCCGAGGCTGCTACCCCCTGGATGGGCATGTCCTGTGCAAGGCCTGCAGCGCCCGGCGCATCCAGGAGCTTTCGGCGAAGGTCACCACGGActgctga